The nucleotide sequence ATATCGTTTTGAAGTACCAGCAATGATCAATTGCTTTTCTACATTGATAAGGCTGATAGGCACCTGCTTGTAGGTAATAAGCCACTGAATGATGTGCTGGCGAACCCATTCTTCAGGTTGCAGCTGGACAAACTTTTTACGGATGGGATCAAAAATGAGACGCCCTTTTTCAGTATTTTTAACCCTGAAATTTGCAGGCGGCAATCGCAGTGCCTTCATATAACAAAACTACAAAAAGCGCCACGGCTCTAGATGAGTGATCTCAATAATATTCTTACCAGCATCAAGGCAAAAAAATATGCACCTGTCTATTTTCTCTATGGTGACGAACCCTACTTTATTGATCAGATAAGTGACGCGATCGAAAACTCTGTCCTTGATGAATCTGAAAGAGGTTTTAATCAAATGGTCTTATATGGTAAGGATGCCAAAGTGGATGAGATCATCGAGAGCGCCAAACGTTTCCCCATGATGGCACCTTATCAAGTGATCATTGTGAAAGAAGCCCAGCATTTGAGTTCAAAGCTTACGCAGATGGAAAGCTATATGGAAAACCCATCTGCCACGACGATCTTGGTATTCAATTTTAAGTACAAGAAACCTGACGGTCGCACTAAAGTCTTTAAAAACATCAAGAAAAATGGTGTCGTATTTGAAAGCAAAACCGTCTATGACAACCAGATGCCTAACTGGATCAGTGGGCACCTCAAGGAAATGGGGTATTCCATCGAACCCAAGGCGACCCAAATGCTGGTGGAATTTATAGGCAATGATCTGAGCAGAATAAGCAATGAGTTGGAAAAACTCACTATCGTGCACGATAAAAGCCAGCCCATTACACCACAAGCTATTGAAGAAAACATAGGTTTCTCAAAAGACTTCAACAACTTTGAGTTGCGCAAGGCTTTGGGAAATCGGGATACGGTAAAGGTGCATCGCATCATCAATTATTTTTCAGAGAACCCTAAGGACAATCCGATTGTGCTCACCACTGCGCAACTTCACAGCTTTTTTGTACAGTTGCTCAAGGTGCATGCCTTAAACGATCGGTCGCCTAAAAGTGTGGCTCGTGCAGCCGGAATCAATCCGTTTTTTGTGCAGGAACTGCTCGTGGCCGTGCGTAATTATCCCATGAAATATTGCAGTCGTGCGATCCAGATCATACGTGAAATGGACGTGAAGTCTAAAGGTGTAGGCGCCATACAAATGCCGCAAGCAGATTTACTGAAGGAAACCATGGTAAAAATCATGGCACCTTGAAGAATAAAACCCAAGCCTGGATCAGTGCAGCCAGACCACGTACGTTGCCTTTGAGTATTAGTGGCATTCTTGTGGGTAGTGCCTATGCTTATCTGGATATCGCTTTCGCGAAAGCGAGCTATAATGTGTTCGATGGACCATACAATCATATACCGGTCATTTATTTCAACTGGTGGATTCCTATTCTAGCCTTATTAACAACGCTAGGTTTCCAGATTCTATCCAATTTTGCCAATGACTATGGCGATGGAGTTAAGGGAACCGATAATGACGAGCGCATAGGTCCCATGAGAGCCATTCAAAGCGGCATCATCAAACCACCAGAAATGAAGCGTGTGATGATCATTACTTCTGTCCTCACTTTTTTATGTGCCGTTGCCCTGATTTATGTGAGCTTGGGACTGGAGCAACTTTTGATTTCTCTTTTCTTCTTAGTTCTTGGCATCGCGGCGATATGGGCGGCTATAAAATACACCGTTGGCGATAATGCCTATGGCTATCGAGGCCTTGGCGATGTTTTTGTATTTATATTTTTTGGCCCGGTAAGCGTGATGGGTATTTACTTCTTGATTACTTCGGTTCTGGATTGGAGTTTTATCCTACCATCGTTTACAATCGGGTTATTGAGTGTTGCGGTACTTAATCTGAACAACATGCGAGATATTGAAAGTGATAAGAAATCTGGAAAGAATACCATTCCCGTAAAGTTGGGATTGAAAAAATCAAAAAGGTTGCATTTCACTTACCTTATAATAGCTTTCGTCTCCATGATGCTGTTTCTATGGATACAGTTTATTAAATCGGGCAGTTTAGAACTATCCGTATCGTATGTGCTGTTCTTACCTATACTGGCTTTCATACCACTACTAAAACATCTGTTGACCGTTAGGAGCATAGCTTCTTCCATACTTCTGGATCCCGAATTGAAAAAAGTAGCCTTGTCTACCTTTCTTCTAGCCATTCTATCTATTGTAAGTGTTATAGTAGTTAGCTAACGTATTGGAAATCAAATTTAAGTAGATTGTTAAGGCTTTTTTATCACTGGGAAACTTCAAATATTAACACTTAATATTTGAGTCTAGCGAGAGTTTTGACCTATATTTAATGAGCTCAAATGTTCTACTATTCTACAAAACTACGCTTCTAAAATTCTAAAAATTATGGCACGAGCGATGTTTGAATACACCCTAATCATACTCGAAAAGGTAAGTTTTGATTCCACGTTATTCTGTAAGGAACTCCACAAGGCACTGGATCGATTGCTTCCATTCGAAATTCAAGAATTAAATATCTGGCTTAAAAAACTGTACGTGATGCAGCCAGAATTGAAGGTATGCTTGCCACCGCAAGCGACATAGCTTTCTCTTAGCTATAATTCTCAGATTATCTTTTAGCTAATGGACTTATAATCTGTACGTTGCTAAAGGCGATTGCGCCCTTTACTACACCAGCAATGACGCCTTGTAGGGCCTCAATGATCTGCATTTTAAGTTCTGATTTATGATAAATCAAACTCACTTCTCTAGCAGGAGATGGTTCTTCAAAGTATCTAAGGTTTTGTTTCTTAGTGGATGAGAGATCTAAAGTATTTAAATAAGGCAGTAAAGTCATGCCTAGACCTTCATCAGATAACTTGATCATCGTTTCAAAACTACCGCTCTCCAGCGTGAATTTATCGTCGTCATTCTTTTTGGAGCTGCGGCATAGGTTCAATACATTATCCTTAAAACAGTGACCATCTTCTAACAGCAGCAGTTCATCAATATTGATGTCTTCTACTTTTATTTTTTTGTTCTCTTGTCCAGAATTTTTAGGATCGTAACAAACAAAAGGTTCGTAATAAAGGACACGTTCCTTGATCATTTCATTTTCCAGTGGCGTGGCGGCAATAGCTGCATCGATAGAACCTTCCAACAATCCATTGATGATATTATCAGTGGTCAATTCTTCAATGCGCAAGCGCACCTTAGGGTAGCGGTTCACAAAGTTCATCAGGAACATAGGTAATAAAGTAGGCATCACCGTTGGGATCACACCTATTTTAAAATCTCCACCTATAAATCCTTTTTCTTGATCGACAATGTCCTGAATGCGATCGCTTTCATTGACAATGTTATGCGCTTGTTGGACAATCTTCTTACCAGTCTCGGTTAGCTCAATAGGTTTTTTAGTACGGTCAAAAATCTGTACGTCTAACTCATCTTCCAGCTTCTGGATTTGCATGCTCAAGGTAGGTTGTGTCACAAACACCTTATTGGCCGCCTTGGTGAAATTTTGGTATTGGGCTACGGCAAGGACATATTTGAGCTGTGTGATGGTCATTATAGATATTTTCTACAAAATTAAAACAATGTATTTACTTACTCTATGGCTATGTGAGTCATTTCTTATAATTCTTTCCCTTGTTATTTAACATTTTACCAACTTAAAGCGCTTCTACCATGGGTAATTTAGTGCAAACTGAAAAACCAAACCAGATGGCAACGATTACATTAAGCGGTAATGAAATACACACCGTAGGTTCACTTCCCGAAGTAGGATCACAAGCTCCAGATTTTGAATTACTAAAGGATGACCTTTCTACCACAACCCTAGCCGATTTTAAAGGCAGTCGCGTGGTGTTCAATATTTTCCCAAGTATTGACACAGACGTTTGCGCCACATCAGTGCGCAACTTTAATAAACGTGCGACAGATTTAGAAAATACAAAAGTGGTGAGTGTTTCTAGGGATACACCTTTCGCTCTCAAGAGATTTACTAAGGACGAAGACACTAACAACGTCATGAATTTGAGCGATATTAGAACAGGAGAATTTGGTGAGAGCTATGGCTTGACCATTGTCGATGGACCTTTTGAAGGTTTCCATTCTAGAGCGGTAGTTGTGGTTGATGAAAATGGAAAAGTCATTTACAATCAACAAGTTCCAGAAATAGGTCAAGAACCTGATTACCTTGAAGCACTAAAATCCCTGCTATAATTGGGGTTTAAACAATTTATAAAAGGAAGATTAAAGGGTTGTGTCTATGCTTTTAACGGCGCCGCAACCCTTATTAAAACAGAACCTAGCATACAGGTTCAAATATTTCTGTCCATTATAGTAACCGCAATGGGCTTCTACTTCCAGATCACGACAACCCAATGGATGTTCCAGTGTTTTGCGATAGGATTAGTACTCACTGCCGAAGGTATTAACAGCGCCATCGAGGCCGTAGCAGATTTTATACATCCAGATTTTCATGTCAAAATAGGCCATATTAAAGATATCGCCGCTGGTGCCGTGTTCTTTGCAGCAGTTATTGCTACCATCATTGGCCTCATCATCTACATTCCCTATTTTCAAGATTTGATACAACCTTTATTTGCATAAACAACTAGTTACAGCCTTAAAGAAACCATACAATATTGCTATTTTTGCTCGTTCACTATTGATATGACCCGCAAAAAATCAACTACTAAAAAGAAAGCCACAGGCAAGACCAATTCCCTATCCATGCCATCCTTTAAACTATCTCGTTTACAGGAAGTTATTGTAGGTTTTTTTCTCATTGCTCTAGGTATCGTCTTTTTACTATCGTTCACCTCATTCCTACTTACCTGGCGCAGCGATCAAAGCATTTTGGGACGACTCACAGAACGTGAGCTGGAAGCTCAAAACTGGCTCAGCAAACTTGGTGCATGGTTGGGCAACGTTTTCGTTTATGACGGGTTCGGTATTGCGGCTTTTTCCATCGCCATTCTACTCATTATTACAGGAACTTATTTATTTGCAGCAAAGCGTGGAGCGTTTTCGCTTTCGCGAAAGCGAATTTCCCTTCTATGGGTTTGGGGTCTGCCGCTCATGCTGTGGCTGTCCGTATTTTTTGGGTTTTTCCACAAGAGCTTACCATTATTGGGCGGTATGGTGGGAATGGAACTTAACGACTTCATGCAAGATTACATTGGTTTGATAGGAACCATTATTGTCATGGCGTTTCTCGCACTCATTTATCTCACGTTGAGATTGGGCGTCACGCCAGAGAAAATAAGCAGCTACTTCAAACGCAAATCGGCTCAGGTTAAAGAAGGATTTGATCCATTGGATAATATTGAAGCGACTGACGAGGAAACCGATTGGAAAACCAATACCATTGAAGGCCAAACGATAGGCGATGATAATGTCGATCTCACTGACATCACAATCATTGAGGACGATGAAGAAGAAATTCCAGAACCTGTCCTAAAAACCGAACCTGTCAGTCCTATTATTACTTCTATTCCAGCCACCGGCGACGGTGATGATATAGGTATGGACATAGAGCAAACGGTCGATGAAGAGGAAGTGTTTGACAATAAGGCTTCAAAGTTGGTGCAGGATTTTGGCGAATTTGATCCAACCCTGGAATTAAGCAACTACCAGTTCCCGCCTATTGATCTTTTAAAGGATTATACTAAAGGTAAAACCATCACCATCAATGAGCAGGAACTGCAAGCGAACAAAGATCGCATCGTGGACACGCTCAAGAATTACAAAATAGGCATTGCCAAAATCACAGCTACTGTTGGACCTACGGTAACACTGTATGAAATCGTACCAGAAGCTGGTGTACGTATCTCTAAAATCAAGAATCTAGAGGACGATATCGCTTTATCACTTGCGGCACTTGGAATTAGAATCATCGCTCCCATTCCAGGTAAAGGTACTATAGGTATTGAGGTACCTAATCAAAACCCTTCTATTGTATCCATGCGATCTGTGATTGCATCGCCTAAGTTCCAAAATGCAGAAATGGCGCTGCCTATCGCTTTTGGAAAGACCATCAGCAACGAGACCTTTGTCGTGGATCTTGCCAAAATGCCTCACCTACTCATGGCTGGTGCTACAGGTCAAGGGAAATCGGTAGGATTGAATGCGGTGCTAACCTCACTACTCTATTCAAAACATCCAGCCGAAGTCAAATTCGTACTGGTAGATCCTAAAAAAGTAGAATTAACGCTCTTCAATAAAATCGAGCGTCATTATCTCGCAAAACTTCCAGACAGCGAGGAAGCTATCATTACCGACAACTCCAAAGTTATCAATACACTCAATAGTCTGTGTATCGAGATGGACCAGCGGTATGACATCTTGAAAGAGGCCATGTGCCGTAACATCAAGGAGTATAATGCAAAGTTTAAGGCTAGAAAACTGAACCCAGCAAATGGTCACAAGTTCCTACCATATATAGTATTGGTCGTGGACGAGTTTGCAGACCTGATCATGACCGCTGGTAAAGAGGTAGAAACGCCTATCGCGAGATTGGCACAACTGGCTCGAGCCATTGGGATTCATTTGATCATTGCAACCCAGCGACCATCGGTTAATGTGATTACCGGTATGATCAAGGCCAACTTCCCAGCACGTGTGTCATTTAGGGTACAACAAAAAGTCGATTCCAGGACCATTCTGGACAGTGGTGGCGCAGATCAATTGATCGGTCGTGGTGACATGTTGTACACCTCTGGAAATGAGATCATCCGTATTCAATGTGCCTTTGTGGACACGCCAGAAGTGGAGAAAATTACAGATTTTATAGGCTCACAAAAGGCTTATCCAGACGCTCATCTCTTACCAGAATACGTAGGCGAGGAAGGTGGCACAAGTCTTGATATTAGTATAGAAGAGCGTGATGCTAAGTTCAAGGAAGCCGCCGAAATTATCGTGGTAGCACAACAAGGTAGCGCCTCATTATTGCAACGTAAGTTAAAACTGGGCTACAATCGTGCCGGTAGAATTATTGACCAACTGGAGGCCGCTGGAATCGTAGGTGGTTTTGAAGGTAGTAAAGCCCGTCAGGTGCTTATTCCAGACTTAGCGTCGCTAGAAGTATTTTTAAATGCAGAA is from Nonlabens sp. YIK11 and encodes:
- the tpx gene encoding thiol peroxidase; amino-acid sequence: MATITLSGNEIHTVGSLPEVGSQAPDFELLKDDLSTTTLADFKGSRVVFNIFPSIDTDVCATSVRNFNKRATDLENTKVVSVSRDTPFALKRFTKDEDTNNVMNLSDIRTGEFGESYGLTIVDGPFEGFHSRAVVVVDENGKVIYNQQVPEIGQEPDYLEALKSLL
- a CDS encoding hydrogen peroxide-inducible genes activator, encoding MTITQLKYVLAVAQYQNFTKAANKVFVTQPTLSMQIQKLEDELDVQIFDRTKKPIELTETGKKIVQQAHNIVNESDRIQDIVDQEKGFIGGDFKIGVIPTVMPTLLPMFLMNFVNRYPKVRLRIEELTTDNIINGLLEGSIDAAIAATPLENEMIKERVLYYEPFVCYDPKNSGQENKKIKVEDINIDELLLLEDGHCFKDNVLNLCRSSKKNDDDKFTLESGSFETMIKLSDEGLGMTLLPYLNTLDLSSTKKQNLRYFEEPSPAREVSLIYHKSELKMQIIEALQGVIAGVVKGAIAFSNVQIISPLAKR
- a CDS encoding DNA translocase FtsK, which encodes MTRKKSTTKKKATGKTNSLSMPSFKLSRLQEVIVGFFLIALGIVFLLSFTSFLLTWRSDQSILGRLTERELEAQNWLSKLGAWLGNVFVYDGFGIAAFSIAILLIITGTYLFAAKRGAFSLSRKRISLLWVWGLPLMLWLSVFFGFFHKSLPLLGGMVGMELNDFMQDYIGLIGTIIVMAFLALIYLTLRLGVTPEKISSYFKRKSAQVKEGFDPLDNIEATDEETDWKTNTIEGQTIGDDNVDLTDITIIEDDEEEIPEPVLKTEPVSPIITSIPATGDGDDIGMDIEQTVDEEEVFDNKASKLVQDFGEFDPTLELSNYQFPPIDLLKDYTKGKTITINEQELQANKDRIVDTLKNYKIGIAKITATVGPTVTLYEIVPEAGVRISKIKNLEDDIALSLAALGIRIIAPIPGKGTIGIEVPNQNPSIVSMRSVIASPKFQNAEMALPIAFGKTISNETFVVDLAKMPHLLMAGATGQGKSVGLNAVLTSLLYSKHPAEVKFVLVDPKKVELTLFNKIERHYLAKLPDSEEAIITDNSKVINTLNSLCIEMDQRYDILKEAMCRNIKEYNAKFKARKLNPANGHKFLPYIVLVVDEFADLIMTAGKEVETPIARLAQLARAIGIHLIIATQRPSVNVITGMIKANFPARVSFRVQQKVDSRTILDSGGADQLIGRGDMLYTSGNEIIRIQCAFVDTPEVEKITDFIGSQKAYPDAHLLPEYVGEEGGTSLDISIEERDAKFKEAAEIIVVAQQGSASLLQRKLKLGYNRAGRIIDQLEAAGIVGGFEGSKARQVLIPDLASLEVFLNAEKQN
- a CDS encoding diacylglycerol kinase, whose product is MGFKQFIKGRLKGCVYAFNGAATLIKTEPSIQVQIFLSIIVTAMGFYFQITTTQWMFQCFAIGLVLTAEGINSAIEAVADFIHPDFHVKIGHIKDIAAGAVFFAAVIATIIGLIIYIPYFQDLIQPLFA
- the menA gene encoding 1,4-dihydroxy-2-naphthoate octaprenyltransferase, translating into MKNKTQAWISAARPRTLPLSISGILVGSAYAYLDIAFAKASYNVFDGPYNHIPVIYFNWWIPILALLTTLGFQILSNFANDYGDGVKGTDNDERIGPMRAIQSGIIKPPEMKRVMIITSVLTFLCAVALIYVSLGLEQLLISLFFLVLGIAAIWAAIKYTVGDNAYGYRGLGDVFVFIFFGPVSVMGIYFLITSVLDWSFILPSFTIGLLSVAVLNLNNMRDIESDKKSGKNTIPVKLGLKKSKRLHFTYLIIAFVSMMLFLWIQFIKSGSLELSVSYVLFLPILAFIPLLKHLLTVRSIASSILLDPELKKVALSTFLLAILSIVSVIVVS
- the holA gene encoding DNA polymerase III subunit delta; translation: MSDLNNILTSIKAKKYAPVYFLYGDEPYFIDQISDAIENSVLDESERGFNQMVLYGKDAKVDEIIESAKRFPMMAPYQVIIVKEAQHLSSKLTQMESYMENPSATTILVFNFKYKKPDGRTKVFKNIKKNGVVFESKTVYDNQMPNWISGHLKEMGYSIEPKATQMLVEFIGNDLSRISNELEKLTIVHDKSQPITPQAIEENIGFSKDFNNFELRKALGNRDTVKVHRIINYFSENPKDNPIVLTTAQLHSFFVQLLKVHALNDRSPKSVARAAGINPFFVQELLVAVRNYPMKYCSRAIQIIREMDVKSKGVGAIQMPQADLLKETMVKIMAP